The nucleotide sequence GCCGTGGTCTACAGGACCGGCAGCATCTCCACGTGGGGCAACTTCTTCACGAACAACAAGAGGCGCATCCGGGCTCTGGGGCCGCCGGTCTTCTGCTTCCCACTCGCCGTCATGGCCGTAGCCCCGCTCTGGGTGGCGTACGCGGCGGAAGCGCTCGAACCGCTCTCGATAAGCCTCCTCTCGGCCGGCCTCCTTATCTTCATCCACTCCCTCGTACTCATTAAGAGGAAGAGGGCCATCGAGAACTGCCCGACGAGCAGGATACGCACCATGCCCATGGGCACGGTCGAGGTAGCGGGCCGCGCCCGCCGGAAGTTTGCGATGAAGTCGCCCTATACCAACACCGACTGCGTCTACTACTCTTACAAGGTATATGACCGTGTCAGGGTAAAGAACGGCTACAGGTACGTACTGAAGGAGTGGGGCGACAGCGGCAACATCCCCTTCTACGTCGAGGACGACACAGGGCGCGTGCTCGTCCTCCCGAACGAGGCCATAATACGCGGCGGCAGGTCCGAGACCCTCAGGGGGGATTACCGGTCGAGTTTCTTCGCGGCGGGCCAGGGCATTCACATCTCCGACGGAAAAGTGGAGGAGACGGTGATACCCGAAGGCGAGAGCCTCTATGTCATGGGCTTCGCCCACCGCATGAGGATAAGCTTCGCCGAGAAGAGGAGGAAGTTCATCGAAAGGCTCAAGGCGCTTAAGAGCGACAAGACAAGGCTCCGGCAGTACGACGCGGACATGGACGGCAAGATAAACGACGAGGAGTGGGAGACGGCGAAGAAGGACGTCGAGGACAAGATGCTCGCCGAGAAACTCGCCTCGAAAAAGAATGAAGACAATATCGCCATCGGTCCCTACCCCTCGGGCGGGCTCTTCTACATCTCCGACAAGCACGAGGAGGCGATACTCGACTCCATGGCCTGGAGGATACCGCTCTTCCTCACGCTCGGGCTGGCCGGCACCACGGGCGGCGGCATTTACCTGTTGCAAGTTCTCCGACATGGAGATATATTGGGAGAGTTACAGAGGCTCTTCGGCTAACACAAACGCACCGAAAGGAGGCTACACCTATGGGGACAGCCGTACTTATAGTTTTCCTTCTCCTTATAGTGGCGGTAGTCGTGTACTTCGTCACTATCTATAACGGGCTTGTGACCGTAAAGAACAACGTCGACAAGAACTGGAGCAACATAGACGTGCTCCTGAAGCAGCGCCACGACGAGCTCCCGAAGCTCGTAACCATCTGCGAGCGGTACATGAAGCACGAGGCCGAAACGCTCGAGAAGGTCACAAAGGCCCGCTCTATGATGGACGAAGCGAAGACGATGGACGACAGAGGCAAGGCCGAGAACTTCCTGACCGGCGCGTTGAAATCGCTCTTCGCCGTCTCCGAGAACTACCCGGACCTGAAGGCGGACCGCCGCTTCGGCCAGCTCCAGACACGGATAAGCGAACTCGAAAACGAAATCTCCGACCGGAGGGAGCTCTTCAACGAGAGCGTGAACATCCATAACATCCGGATAGAGAAACTCCCGGACGTCTTCGTGGCCGGCATGCTCTCCTACAAGGCAAAGGAACTCTGGCAGATAAACCCCGAGCACCGCGAGGACGTGGCGATAAAGTTCTCGTCCTGACGTCTTTTAGACCAAGATGCCCGCCAGAGCCGGAACCAGAAGACTCCAACGCCTCGACCGTGCGCACGTCTGGCATCCCTTCACAAGGATGCTCGAGTGGGAGGGGGGGGGGTCCGACCCGCTCATTA is from Thermodesulfobacteriota bacterium and encodes:
- a CDS encoding LemA family protein, translated to MGTAVLIVFLLLIVAVVVYFVTIYNGLVTVKNNVDKNWSNIDVLLKQRHDELPKLVTICERYMKHEAETLEKVTKARSMMDEAKTMDDRGKAENFLTGALKSLFAVSENYPDLKADRRFGQLQTRISELENEISDRRELFNESVNIHNIRIEKLPDVFVAGMLSYKAKELWQINPEHREDVAIKFSS